From Candidatus Saccharibacteria bacterium, one genomic window encodes:
- the rpsG gene encoding 30S ribosomal protein S7 — protein MPRKKTKSLRRNIGVDSLYSSELVAKFINKVMLNGKKRLAERLVYSALDQASKELSVEPLDLFNKVLDNLYPELEVRSKRIGGANYQVPMEVRLERKIHLAMIWTINAARSKTGGSFDRLLAREFVDAYKGVGDAIKKKKDVLAAAEANKAFAHFARF, from the coding sequence ATGCCGAGAAAAAAAACTAAGTCATTAAGACGAAATATTGGTGTTGATAGCCTTTATTCAAGTGAGCTTGTGGCAAAGTTCATCAATAAGGTGATGCTTAATGGCAAAAAACGTTTGGCAGAAAGATTGGTTTACTCAGCTCTCGATCAAGCTTCCAAGGAGCTGTCTGTTGAACCATTGGATTTGTTCAATAAAGTGCTAGATAATCTTTATCCTGAACTTGAAGTAAGAAGTAAACGAATTGGGGGAGCTAACTATCAGGTACCAATGGAGGTTAGGCTTGAGAGAAAAATTCATTTGGCAATGATCTGGACAATCAATGCTGCCAGGAGTAAAACTGGTGGTTCTTTTGATAGACTTTTAGCTAGAGAGTTCGTTGATGCCTACAAAGGTGTAGGTGATGCGATCAAGAAGAAAAAAGATGTGCTGGCAGCAGCTGAGGCCAATAAGGCTTTTGCTCACTTTGCTAGGTTCTAA